Proteins from one Archocentrus centrarchus isolate MPI-CPG fArcCen1 chromosome 8, fArcCen1, whole genome shotgun sequence genomic window:
- the LOC115784747 gene encoding hydroxyacylglutathione hydrolase, mitochondrial-like isoform X1, which produces MLHSGGLRDGCAPFPDHHPQLHFMVQVTGVKGHQDGRALFDICSRRLQEQDGLSPVEIKVQAASFLHSVVRKSYLVEQANMKVELLPALSDNYMYLLIDVDSKEAAVIDPVEPIKVVEAVRKHGVKLTTVLTTHHHWDHAGGNEKMLKLMPGLKVYGGDDRVDAITKKVSHSSTLKVGSLNVKCLSTPCHTTGHICYYVTKENSTEPPAVFTGDTLFVAGCGKFFEGTAEQMYKALIEILGRLPPETHVYCGHEYTVSNLKFARHVEPHNEVIQKKLAWAMEKCSNGEPTIPSTLADEFKFNPFMRVKESSVQEHVKQTDPIETMRSLRKEKDNFRVPSE; this is translated from the exons ATGCTCCATAGCGGCGGACTGCGGGATGGCTGTGCCCCCTTTCCCGATCACCACCCCCAGCTCCACTTCATGGTGCAGGTTACTGGTGTAAAGGGGCACCAAGATGGGAGAGCCCTCTTTGACATATGCAGTAGGAGGCTTCAGGAACAAGACGGGCTCT CGCCGGTGGAAATCAAGGTCCAGGCAGCCTCCTTCCTTCACAGCGTGGTCAGGAAATCTTATCTAGTGGAACAAGCAAACATGAAGGTTGAACTTCTCCCAGCGCTCTCTGACAACTACATGTACCTACTGATCGATGTGGACTCCAAAGAAGCAGCTGTTATTGACCCCGTGGAGCCAATAAAG GTTGTTGAAGCTGTCCGAAAGCATGGTGTAAAACTCACCACAGTTCTAACCACACATCACCACTG GGATCATGCTGGTGGGAATGAGAAAATGTTGAAGCTAATGCCAGGGCTGAAGGTCTATGGAGGGGATGACAGAGTTGATGCCATTACAAAGAAAGTTTCTCATTCCAGCACTTTGAAA gtTGGATCACTCAACGTCAAATGTCTTTCTACTCCTTGTCACACTACTGGTCACATCTGTTACTATGtgacaaaagaaaacagcactgaGCCACCAGCTGTCTTTACAG GAGATACTCTGTTTGTGGCTGGTTGTGGGAAATTCTTTGAGGGTACTGCAGAGCAGATGTACAAAGCACTGATAGAAATTTTGGGGCGCCTTCCCCCTGAAACG cATGTCTACTGTGGTCATGAGTACACTGTCAGCAATCTGAAATTTGCACGTCATGTGGAACCGCACAATGAAGTAATTCAGAAGAAGTTGGCCTGGGCAATG GAGAAGTGCAGCAATGGAGAACCAactattccatccactttggcagatgaatttaaatttaatccCTTTATGAGAGTAAA agagtcGTCCGTTCAAGAGCACGTGAAGCAGACAGACCCTATCGAAACCATGAGGAGTCTTCGCAAAGAAAAGGATAACTTCCGAGTTCCCAGTGAATAA
- the LOC115784747 gene encoding hydroxyacylglutathione hydrolase, mitochondrial-like isoform X3: MLHSGGLRDGCAPFPDHHPQLHFMVQVTGVKGHQDGRALFDICSRRLQEQDGLSPVEIKVQAASFLHSVVRKSYLVEQANMKVELLPALSDNYMYLLIDVDSKEAAVIDPVEPIKVVEAVRKHGVKLTTVLTTHHHWDHAGGNEKMLKLMPGLKVYGGDDRVDAITKKVSHSSTLKVGSLNVKCLSTPCHTTGHICYYVTKENSTEPPAVFTGDTLFVAGCGKFFEGTAEQMYKALIEILGRLPPETEKCSNGEPTIPSTLADEFKFNPFMRVKESSVQEHVKQTDPIETMRSLRKEKDNFRVPSE; this comes from the exons ATGCTCCATAGCGGCGGACTGCGGGATGGCTGTGCCCCCTTTCCCGATCACCACCCCCAGCTCCACTTCATGGTGCAGGTTACTGGTGTAAAGGGGCACCAAGATGGGAGAGCCCTCTTTGACATATGCAGTAGGAGGCTTCAGGAACAAGACGGGCTCT CGCCGGTGGAAATCAAGGTCCAGGCAGCCTCCTTCCTTCACAGCGTGGTCAGGAAATCTTATCTAGTGGAACAAGCAAACATGAAGGTTGAACTTCTCCCAGCGCTCTCTGACAACTACATGTACCTACTGATCGATGTGGACTCCAAAGAAGCAGCTGTTATTGACCCCGTGGAGCCAATAAAG GTTGTTGAAGCTGTCCGAAAGCATGGTGTAAAACTCACCACAGTTCTAACCACACATCACCACTG GGATCATGCTGGTGGGAATGAGAAAATGTTGAAGCTAATGCCAGGGCTGAAGGTCTATGGAGGGGATGACAGAGTTGATGCCATTACAAAGAAAGTTTCTCATTCCAGCACTTTGAAA gtTGGATCACTCAACGTCAAATGTCTTTCTACTCCTTGTCACACTACTGGTCACATCTGTTACTATGtgacaaaagaaaacagcactgaGCCACCAGCTGTCTTTACAG GAGATACTCTGTTTGTGGCTGGTTGTGGGAAATTCTTTGAGGGTACTGCAGAGCAGATGTACAAAGCACTGATAGAAATTTTGGGGCGCCTTCCCCCTGAAACG GAGAAGTGCAGCAATGGAGAACCAactattccatccactttggcagatgaatttaaatttaatccCTTTATGAGAGTAAA agagtcGTCCGTTCAAGAGCACGTGAAGCAGACAGACCCTATCGAAACCATGAGGAGTCTTCGCAAAGAAAAGGATAACTTCCGAGTTCCCAGTGAATAA
- the LOC115784747 gene encoding hydroxyacylglutathione hydrolase, mitochondrial-like isoform X4: MKVELLPALSDNYMYLLIDVDSKEAAVIDPVEPIKVVEAVRKHGVKLTTVLTTHHHWDHAGGNEKMLKLMPGLKVYGGDDRVDAITKKVSHSSTLKVGSLNVKCLSTPCHTTGHICYYVTKENSTEPPAVFTGDTLFVAGCGKFFEGTAEQMYKALIEILGRLPPETHVYCGHEYTVSNLKFARHVEPHNEVIQKKLAWAMEKCSNGEPTIPSTLADEFKFNPFMRVKESSVQEHVKQTDPIETMRSLRKEKDNFRVPSE, from the exons ATGAAGGTTGAACTTCTCCCAGCGCTCTCTGACAACTACATGTACCTACTGATCGATGTGGACTCCAAAGAAGCAGCTGTTATTGACCCCGTGGAGCCAATAAAG GTTGTTGAAGCTGTCCGAAAGCATGGTGTAAAACTCACCACAGTTCTAACCACACATCACCACTG GGATCATGCTGGTGGGAATGAGAAAATGTTGAAGCTAATGCCAGGGCTGAAGGTCTATGGAGGGGATGACAGAGTTGATGCCATTACAAAGAAAGTTTCTCATTCCAGCACTTTGAAA gtTGGATCACTCAACGTCAAATGTCTTTCTACTCCTTGTCACACTACTGGTCACATCTGTTACTATGtgacaaaagaaaacagcactgaGCCACCAGCTGTCTTTACAG GAGATACTCTGTTTGTGGCTGGTTGTGGGAAATTCTTTGAGGGTACTGCAGAGCAGATGTACAAAGCACTGATAGAAATTTTGGGGCGCCTTCCCCCTGAAACG cATGTCTACTGTGGTCATGAGTACACTGTCAGCAATCTGAAATTTGCACGTCATGTGGAACCGCACAATGAAGTAATTCAGAAGAAGTTGGCCTGGGCAATG GAGAAGTGCAGCAATGGAGAACCAactattccatccactttggcagatgaatttaaatttaatccCTTTATGAGAGTAAA agagtcGTCCGTTCAAGAGCACGTGAAGCAGACAGACCCTATCGAAACCATGAGGAGTCTTCGCAAAGAAAAGGATAACTTCCGAGTTCCCAGTGAATAA
- the LOC115784747 gene encoding hydroxyacylglutathione hydrolase, mitochondrial-like isoform X2, whose translation MLFKPLVGGARSLIGAVTVLKLAPVEIKVQAASFLHSVVRKSYLVEQANMKVELLPALSDNYMYLLIDVDSKEAAVIDPVEPIKVVEAVRKHGVKLTTVLTTHHHWDHAGGNEKMLKLMPGLKVYGGDDRVDAITKKVSHSSTLKVGSLNVKCLSTPCHTTGHICYYVTKENSTEPPAVFTGDTLFVAGCGKFFEGTAEQMYKALIEILGRLPPETHVYCGHEYTVSNLKFARHVEPHNEVIQKKLAWAMEKCSNGEPTIPSTLADEFKFNPFMRVKESSVQEHVKQTDPIETMRSLRKEKDNFRVPSE comes from the exons ATGTTATTTAAGCCACTAGTAGGGGGTGCTCGCAGTCTAATAGGagctgtgacagttttaaaacTCG CGCCGGTGGAAATCAAGGTCCAGGCAGCCTCCTTCCTTCACAGCGTGGTCAGGAAATCTTATCTAGTGGAACAAGCAAACATGAAGGTTGAACTTCTCCCAGCGCTCTCTGACAACTACATGTACCTACTGATCGATGTGGACTCCAAAGAAGCAGCTGTTATTGACCCCGTGGAGCCAATAAAG GTTGTTGAAGCTGTCCGAAAGCATGGTGTAAAACTCACCACAGTTCTAACCACACATCACCACTG GGATCATGCTGGTGGGAATGAGAAAATGTTGAAGCTAATGCCAGGGCTGAAGGTCTATGGAGGGGATGACAGAGTTGATGCCATTACAAAGAAAGTTTCTCATTCCAGCACTTTGAAA gtTGGATCACTCAACGTCAAATGTCTTTCTACTCCTTGTCACACTACTGGTCACATCTGTTACTATGtgacaaaagaaaacagcactgaGCCACCAGCTGTCTTTACAG GAGATACTCTGTTTGTGGCTGGTTGTGGGAAATTCTTTGAGGGTACTGCAGAGCAGATGTACAAAGCACTGATAGAAATTTTGGGGCGCCTTCCCCCTGAAACG cATGTCTACTGTGGTCATGAGTACACTGTCAGCAATCTGAAATTTGCACGTCATGTGGAACCGCACAATGAAGTAATTCAGAAGAAGTTGGCCTGGGCAATG GAGAAGTGCAGCAATGGAGAACCAactattccatccactttggcagatgaatttaaatttaatccCTTTATGAGAGTAAA agagtcGTCCGTTCAAGAGCACGTGAAGCAGACAGACCCTATCGAAACCATGAGGAGTCTTCGCAAAGAAAAGGATAACTTCCGAGTTCCCAGTGAATAA